A stretch of the Aegilops tauschii subsp. strangulata cultivar AL8/78 chromosome 4, Aet v6.0, whole genome shotgun sequence genome encodes the following:
- the LOC109733277 gene encoding allene oxide synthase 2, which produces MAGGDEGSLVPREVPGSYGMPFVSAIRDRLDFYYFQGQDKYFESRVDKYGSTVVRINVPPGPFMARDPRVVAVLDAKSFPVLFDVDKVEKKNLFTGTYMPSTSLTGGFRVCSYLDPSEPTHTKVKQLLFSLLASRKDAFIPAFRSHFSSLLATVESQLVLSKKSNFNTLNDATSFEFIGDAYFGVLPSASDLGTTGPTKAAKWLIFQLHPLVTLGLPMILEEPLLHTVHLPPILVSGDYKALYKYFYAAATKALDTAEGLGLKRDEACHNLLFATVFNSYGGLKVLLPGILARIAGAGEKFHQKLVAEIRAAVADAGGKVTIEALEKMELTKSAVWEALRLDPPVKFQYGRAKADMNIESHDAVFAVKKGEMLFGYQPCATRDPRVFGSTAREFVGDRFVGEEGRKLLQYVYWSNGRETESPSVDNKQCPGKNLVVLVGRLLVVELFLRYDTFTADVGVDLLGTKVEFTGVTKATSGPESAV; this is translated from the coding sequence ATGGCaggcggcgacgagggctcccTGGTGCCGCGGGAGGTGCCGGGCAGCTACGGCATGCCGTTCGTCTCGGCCATCCGCGACCGCCTCGACTTCTACTACTTCCAGGGCCAGGACAAGTACTTCGAGTCCCGCGTCGACAAGTACGGCTCCACCGTCGTCCGCATCAACGTCCCGCCGGGCCCGTTCATGGCGCGCGACCCGCGCGTGGTCGCCGTGCTCGACGCCAAGAGCTTCCCCGTGCTCTTCGACGTCGACAAGGTCGAGAAGAAGAACCTCTTCACCGGCACCTACATGCCCTCCACCTCCCTCACCGGCGGCTTCCGCGTCTGCTCCTACCTCGACCCCTCCGAGCCCACCCACACCAAGGTCAAGCAGCTGCTCTTCTCCCTCCTCGCCTCCCGCAAGGACGCCTTCATCCCGGCCTTCCGCTCCCACTTCTCCTCGCTCCTCGCCACCGTCGAGTCGCAGCTCGTTCTCAGCAAGAAGTCCAACTTCAACACGCTCAACGACGCCACCTCCTTCGAGTTCATCGGCGACGCCTACTTCGGCGTGCTCCCCTCCGCGTCTGACCTAGGCACCACCGGCCCGACCAAGGCCGCCAAGTGGCTCATATTCCAGCTCCACCCGCTCGTGACGCTCGGCCTCCCCATGATCCTCGAGGAGCCGCTCCTCCACACCGTGCACCTCCCGCCCATCCTCGTCAGCGGCGACTACAAGGCGCTGTACAAGTACTTCTACGCCGCCGCGACCAAGGCGCTCGACACCGCCGAGGGCCTCGGGCTGAAGCGGGACGAGGCATGCCACAACCTGCTGTTCGCCACCGTCTTCAACAGCTACGGCGGCCTCAAGGTGCTGCTCCCGGGGATCCTCGCGCGCATCGCGGGGGCCGGAGAGAAGTTCCACCAGAAGCTCGTCGCGGAGATACGCGCCGCCGTGGCTGACGCCGGCGGCAAGGTGACGATAGAGGCGCTGGAGAAGATGGAGCTGACCAAGTCGGCTGTGTGGGAGGCGCTGCGGCTGGACCCGCCCGTCAAGTTCCAGTACGGCCGCGCCAAGGCGGACATGAACATCGAGAGCCACGACGCGGTGTTCGCCGTGAAGAAGGGGGAGATGCTGTTCGGGTACCAGCCGTGCGCCACCAGGGACCCCCGCGTCTTCGGCTCCACGGCGAGGGAGTTCGTCGGCGACCGGTTCGTCGGGGAGGAGGGGAGGAAGCTGCTGCAGTACGTGTACTGGTCCAACGGGCGGGAGACCGAGAGCCCCAGCGTGGACAACAAGCAGTGCCCCGGCAAGAACCTGGTGGTGCTCGTGGGCAGGCTCCTGGTGGTGGAGCTGTTCCTCCGGTACGACACCTTCACCGCCGACGTCGGGGTCGACCTGCTGGGCACCAAGGTTGAGTTCACCGGCGTCACCAAGGCCACGTCCGGTCCCGAGAGCGCTGTTTAA